A single Pirellulaceae bacterium DNA region contains:
- the egtD gene encoding L-histidine N(alpha)-methyltransferase, with protein sequence MQLQLIPTASRPPSQFLLDVWEGLSEAPKRVPCKYFYDARGSQLFEDICALDEYYLTRTELAIMRRFANEMGQQIGPGVMLVEYGSGSSLKTRLLLDQLQEPVAYVPVDISGQHLQETATVLAGDYPDVEILPVCADFMDQIQLPESRRLATHAAVFFPGSTIGNLLPSEARQLLHNIAQLCGRGGGLLIGIDLQKSPQIIEAAYNDRQQVTAAFNLNLLRRINRELDGEFDCEYFQHVAFYNPELGRVEIFLESTRDQTVRVRDREFHFDTGERIHTEYSHKYTIDQFAALAAQAGLTLRKSWTDPLEHFAVLHFALL encoded by the coding sequence ATGCAGTTGCAATTGATTCCCACTGCAAGCCGGCCACCGAGCCAATTCCTGTTGGATGTGTGGGAAGGGCTATCTGAGGCACCCAAGCGCGTGCCTTGCAAATATTTTTACGATGCTCGCGGATCCCAACTTTTCGAGGACATCTGCGCATTAGACGAGTACTATTTGACGCGCACTGAGCTGGCCATTATGCGGCGCTTTGCCAATGAAATGGGACAGCAGATTGGTCCGGGCGTGATGCTGGTGGAATATGGCAGCGGCAGTAGTCTCAAGACGCGGCTGCTGTTGGATCAGCTGCAAGAGCCGGTGGCGTATGTTCCCGTCGACATCAGTGGACAACACTTGCAGGAAACGGCGACCGTGTTGGCAGGCGATTATCCCGATGTTGAGATATTGCCGGTCTGCGCCGATTTTATGGATCAGATTCAATTGCCTGAGAGCCGTCGCCTGGCAACACACGCAGCCGTGTTCTTTCCGGGATCGACTATCGGCAATCTCTTGCCAAGTGAAGCTCGCCAGTTATTGCACAACATCGCTCAGTTGTGTGGTCGAGGTGGAGGATTGTTGATTGGTATCGACTTGCAAAAATCTCCCCAGATCATCGAGGCCGCTTATAACGATCGACAGCAAGTGACAGCGGCGTTCAATTTGAATTTGCTGCGGCGCATCAATCGCGAGCTGGATGGCGAGTTCGACTGTGAGTACTTTCAGCATGTGGCCTTCTACAACCCCGAACTAGGGCGCGTCGAAATCTTCTTGGAGAGTACGCGAGACCAAACGGTTCGAGTACGGGATCGTGAATTTCATTTTGATACTGGTGAGCGGATTCACACCGAGTATTCTCACAAATATACGATCGACCAGTTTGCAGCCTTGGCAGCTCAGGCGGGGTTGACGCTCAGGAAGTCCTGGACCGATCCACTAGAGCATTTTGCCGTGCTGCATTTTGCGCTGTTGTAA
- a CDS encoding sigma-70 family RNA polymerase sigma factor: protein MLRVRDDDAEAYRNLVMEYQPRLLRLLRHAVGSPALAEDLTQDVFLRVWRARKSYQPSAKFRTWIFHIASNVAKNSLRDNSRIREFQLGGKPTGSGWFPSLDHVVTTSTSTMPARKLDKVERAEMVHNAVQALNQRQRTALILAKFENMSYQEIADTMGLSVKAVKSLLCRARINLKTLLQPYLDEGQLPDSRKLP from the coding sequence ATGCTGCGCGTGCGAGACGACGATGCCGAAGCCTATCGCAATCTAGTCATGGAATACCAACCCAGGTTATTGCGACTGCTGCGGCACGCCGTTGGTTCGCCAGCTTTGGCTGAGGATTTGACTCAGGATGTCTTCCTGCGGGTGTGGCGCGCGCGGAAGTCCTACCAACCGTCCGCAAAATTCAGAACCTGGATATTCCACATCGCCAGCAACGTAGCCAAGAATTCCCTCCGCGACAACAGTCGCATTCGCGAATTTCAATTAGGCGGCAAACCGACCGGCTCGGGCTGGTTCCCATCGCTGGACCACGTAGTGACGACCTCCACCAGCACCATGCCCGCTCGAAAACTGGACAAGGTCGAACGCGCTGAAATGGTGCATAACGCCGTCCAGGCGCTCAACCAGCGTCAACGGACAGCGCTGATTCTGGCTAAGTTTGAGAACATGAGCTACCAGGAAATTGCCGATACGATGGGATTGAGCGTCAAAGCCGTGAAAAGTTTGCTGTGCCGCGCTCGTATCAATCTAAAAACGTTGTTACAACCGTACCTCGACGAAGGTCAACTGCCCGACAGTCGGAAACTCCCATGA